The following proteins are co-located in the Silene latifolia isolate original U9 population chromosome 1, ASM4854445v1, whole genome shotgun sequence genome:
- the LOC141635539 gene encoding uncharacterized protein LOC141635539: MVWASHIWNNWCIPKHQFVGWLIQMNALQLKGKLFHLGNVSDDLCVLCSNASETVDHLFQECEYSRRLLDLCAQKCGLVLPNTNIIMWIGQCSASKTKKGVLLAFLQSTFYQIWMQRNKARVEGCILRPELVFKQLIREMNVWLKAKTEVAMDSRDRVWFNSLQM; the protein is encoded by the coding sequence ATGGTGTGGGCTAGCCATATATGGAATAATTGGTGCATTCCCAAGCATCAATTTGTTGGATGGTTGATTCAAATGAATGCCTTGCAACTGAAGGGAAAACTCTTTCATCTGGGCAATGTGAGTGATGATCTTTGTGTGTTGTGCTCTAATGCTTCTGAAACTGTGGATCACTTATTTCAGGAATGTGAGTATAGCAGAAGGCTTCTGGATTTGTGTGCCCAGAAGTGTGGATTGGTGCTGCCTAATACCAATATTATCATGTGGATTGGGCAATGCTCAGCTTCAAAGACTAAAAAAGGAGTGTTGTTAGCTTTTCTGCAATCTACCTTTTATCAAATCTGGATGCAGAGGAACAAAGCTAGAGTTGAGGGATGCATTCTTCGACCTGAACTAGTGTTCAAGCAGCTAATCAGGGAGATGAATGTATGGTTGAAGGCTAAAACAGAAGTGGCTATGGATAGTAGAGATAGAGTATGGTTTAATAGTCTTCAAATGTAA
- the LOC141649723 gene encoding pathogenesis-related protein STH-2-like — MGVSTHTMVDCTSPVAAARLFNAFCIDNHNFMPKALPNFVKSVDVVHGEPGTVGSVRQLNFPEGKPFKYAKNRVDEIDAGKFYCKYTTIEGDVLRENIEYVVHETTFEPSGNGTHYTMVTNYHTKGDFVVTDEHVAAGKQNIKKMFDTASEYLAANPHLYA; from the coding sequence ATGGGAGTTTCAACACACACAATGGTCGACTGCACCAGCCCTGTGGCCGCGGCTAGGTTGTTTAATGCTTTCTGCATTGATAACCATAATTTCATGCCAAAAGCATTACCCAATTTTGTGAAAAGTGTAGACGTTGTTCATGGTGAACCTGGCACGGTTGGGTCTGTCAGACAACTCAACTTTCCTGAAGGGAAGCCCTTCAAGTACGCAAAAAACAGAGTGGATGAAATTGATGCAGGAAAGTTCTACTGCAAGTACACCACCATTGAAGGCGATGTCCTTCGTGAAAACATAGAATATGTAGTTCACGAGACAACCTTCGAGCCATCAGGGAACGGGACTCATTACACGATGGTGACAAACTACCACACAAAGGGAGATTTTGTGGTTACTGATGAACACGTCGCAGCTGGAAAACAGAATATCAAGAAGATGTTCGACACTGCTTCCGAATACCTCGCTGCCAATCCTCATCTATATGCTTGA
- the LOC141597422 gene encoding threonine--tRNA ligase, mitochondrial 1-like: MAAANGDNPAPLRKDDAYLNAVIPKRIERFETIKAEQAVQRLSLSADTIRITLPDGNVKEGEKWRTTPFEIAAKISKGLASNALISRVNGDLWDMSRPLEGDCELKLYTFDSDEGRDTFWHSSAHILGQALETEYGCKLCIGPCTTRGEGFYYDAFYGELSLNEDHFKQIEAGAAKAVAEKQPFERIEVTRQQALDIFSDNRFKVEIINDLPEDKTITVYRCGPLVDLCRGPHIPNTSFVKAFCCLKASSAYWRGDRNRESLQRVYGISYPDSKRLKEYLKQLEEAKKYDHRLLGVKQELFFCHPLSPGSWFFLPQGARIYNKLMEFIRSQYRNRGYEEVITPNIFNMELWETSGHAANYKENMFVLDIEKQEFGLKPMNCPGHCLMFEHRVRSYRELPIRFADFGVLHRNEASGALTGLTRVRRFQQDDAHIFCMESQVKDEVRGALDFINYVYEVFGFTYELKLSTRPEKFLGEIQTWDKAEAALTEALNEFGKPWQLNEGDGAFYGPKIDISVSDALKRKFQCATLQLDFQLPLRFKLSYSAEDEAKRERPVMLHRAILGSVERMFAILLEHYKGKWPFWLSPRQAVVCTVSERSAAYALEVRDQIHKAGFFVDLDISDKTINKKVREAQLSQYNYILVVGEKDAENRVVTVRIRDKNEHSPMTVEDLLKHFTEEAEAFH, translated from the exons ATGGCGGCCGCTAATGGCGACAACCCTGCACCCCTCCGTAAAGACGACGCCTACCTCAACGCCGTTATTCCTAAGCGTATCGAACGTTTCGAAACAATTAAAGCCGAACAAGCTGTCCAACGCCTCTCCCTTTCCGCCGACACCATTAG GATTACATTGCCGGACGGGAATGTAAAGGAAGGTGAGAAGTGGAGAACAACTCCGTTCGAGATTGCGGCGAAGATTTCCAAGGGTTTAGCTTCCAATGCGTTGATTTCTAGGGTTAATGGAGATCTATGGGATATGAGTAGGCCGCTTGAAGGCGATTGCGAGTTAAAGTTGTATACTTTTGATTCTGATGAAGGAAGGGATACTTTTTGGCACTCTAGCGCTCATATTCTCGGCCAG GCTTTGGAGACTGAGTATGGATGTAAACTATGTATTGGACCTTGTACTACACGAGGAGAG GGTTTCTATTATGATGCATTTTATGGAGAATTGAGCTTGAACGAGGATCACTTTAAACAAATTGAGGCAGGGGCAGCAAAAGCTGTTGCG GAGAAACAACCATTTGAGCGCATTGAAGTTACAAGACAACAGGCGCTTGATATATTCTCTGATAACAGATTTAAG GTCGAAATAATCAATGATCTCCCTGAAGATAAAACTATAACCGTATACAGATGTGGCCCCCTAGTGGATCTTTGTCGGGGTCCTCATATACCCAATACATCCTTCGTTAAAGCATTTTGTTGCTTGAAG GCTTCATCTGCCTACTGGAGAGGGGATAGAAATCGTGAAAGCTTGCAGAGGGTGTATGGTATCTCCTACCCTGATTCAAAACGTTTAAAG GAATATCTTAAGCAGCTGGAGGAAGCAAAAAAGTACGATCACAGGCTATTGGGCGTGAAACAGGAGCTTTTCTTTTGTCACCCCCTCAG TCCAGGAAGCTGGTTTTTTCTTCCACAAGGTGCTCGTATTTACAATAAGTTGATGGAATTCATTCGTAGTCAATACAGGAATAGAGGCTATGAGGAG GTTATCACTCCAAACATTTTCAATATGGAACTCTGGGAGACTTCTGGACATGCTGCAAATTACAAGGAGAATATGTTTGTATTGGAT attgaaaaacaggagttTGGGCTCAAACCAATGAATTGCCCCGGGCATTGTTTGATGTTTGAGCATAGAGTGCGTTCTTACAGAG AACTTCCTATCCGATTTGCTGATTTTGGAGTCTTGCACAGAAATGAGGCTAGCGGTGCTCTTACTGGGTTGACACGAGTCAGGAGATTCCAGCAG GATGATGCACATATCTTCTGCATGGAAAGCCAA GTAAAAGATGAAGTCAGGGGTGCATTAGACTTTATCAATTATGTGTATGAAGTATTCGGGTTTACATATGAGCTTAAGCTGTCAACA AGACCAGAGAAATTCCTTGGAGAGATACAGACATGGGATAAGGCCGAGGCTGCACTTACAGAAGCTCTTAATGAATTTGGTAAACCATGGCAG TTAAACGAAGGAGATGGTGCATTTTATGGGCCTAAGATAGATATCAGTGTTTCTGATGCATTGAAACGGAAATTCCAGTGTGCAACTTTGCAG CTGGATTTTCAACTCCCATTGCGATTCAAATTGTCTTACTCAGCCGAAGATGAAGCTAAAAGGGAGAGGCCTGTTATGCTGCACAGGGCCATCCTTGGCTCAGTAGAGCGAATGTTTGCCATTTTGTTGGAACATTATAAGGGGAAATGGCCATTCTGGCTTAGTCCTCGTCAAGCTGTAGTATGCACAGTCTCAGAAAGATCCGCAGCCTATGCTCTGGAG GTGCGTGATCAGATCCACAAGGCTGGCTTTTTTGTTGATTTAGATATAAGCGATAAAACAATCAACAAAAAG GTGAGAGAAGCTCAGCTGTCACAATATAACTATATACTGGTAGTTGGGGAAAAAGATGCTGAGAACAGGGTG GTAACAGTGAGGATTAGGGATAAAAATGAGCATTCACCGATGACAGTGGAAGATCTATTGAAGCATTTTACTGAAGAAGCAGAAGCTTTTCATTAG